From Plasmodium yoelii strain 17X genome assembly, chromosome: 7, one genomic window encodes:
- a CDS encoding PIR protein, with protein MEDDICSNFVVLRTYLPDELGEKAILEFKKSSSFKNYCPNGNCDTNLDKIKAGFLWLFEKICSTYEITDEDAQGGTQGDTQGDTQGDTQENTCYNEENINAIFLYIISWLSYKLNQSSEHNFTKIKDFYNAYVDNNEKYTNIITNAKKCTNLKEIIDKKSDFLDINIKDMSYFYDAFKLLCNMYNSVATSKHDTLLDNAIHFSNEYTNLNDYYNIENSPYSQILSFLSSDYNIFKTKHASKIQDSKKFPILPTEKATKSLIRHSSIQISVIPMTFIFCALLIYLGIVYKASKNQVKNQKNKKENKSLTFNSKSSDYFRNSNND; from the exons ATGGAAGACGATAta tgttcaaattttGTTGTTTTGAGGACGTATTTACCCGATGAATTAGGCGAAAAAGCAATACTTGAGTTTAAAAAAAGTAGTAGTTTCAAAAATTACTGCCCTAATGGAAACTGCGATACTAatctcgataaaattaaagctggatttttatggttatttgaaaaaatttgTTCTACATACGAAATTACAGATGAAGATGCACAGGGAGGTACACAGGGAGATACACAGGGAGATACACAGGGAGATACACAGGAAAATACATGttataatgaagaaaatattaatgcaatttttctatatattatttcatgGTTAAGTTACAAATTAAACCAAAGCTCAGAGCACAATTTCACCAAAATAAAGGATTTTTATAATGCATATGtagataataatgaaaagtATACTAATATTATAACTAATGCCAAAAAATGTACAAATCTTAAGGAAATCatagataaaaaaagtgATTTTTTGGATATcaatattaaagatatgtcttatttttatgatgcattcaaattattatgtaacatgtataATAGTGTTGCAACGAGTAAACATGACACACTGTTAGATAATGCTATTCATTTTTCTAACGAATACACAAACCTCAacgattattataatattgaaaaCAGCCCATATAGTCAAATATTGTCTTTTTTATCATctgattataatatttttaaaactaaACACGCTAGTAAAATTCAAGATTCTAAAAAATTCCCAATTCTTCCAACAGAAAAAGCAACAAAATCACTTATACGACATTCATCTATACAAATTTCAGTAATCCCAatgacatttattttttgtgcaTTACTTATATATTTAGGAATTGtatataag GCTTCAAAAAATCAAGTTaagaatcaaaaaaataaaaaggaaaataaatcattaacATTTAATTCAAAGAGTAgtgactatttcaggaatagtaataatgattga